The genomic segment TGATCAAGATAGACTTCGCTGCCATGGCGCAGGTCAAGGGTCACTGGCGCGGCATCGGCGTCACGCTGTTCGTGAACTGGCTCGTCAAGCCATTTTCGATGGCATTGCTTGGCTGGATTTTCGTGCGTCATGTGTTCGCCGGCTGGCTGCCGGCTGCACAACTGGACAGCTACATCGCAGGCCTGATCCTGCTCGCAGCCGCGCCGTGCACGGCGATGGTATTCGTCTGGTCACAACTGTGCAAAGGCGATCCGTACTTCACACTGTCGCAGGTTGCGCTTAACGACGCGATCATGATCGTCGCATTCGCGCCGATCGTGGCACTGCTGCTCGGCCTGTCGGCCATCACCGTGCCGTGGGATACGCTCATCGCGTCGGTAGGGCTCTACATCATCATCCCGGTCGTGATCGCGCAGATTCTGCGTCGCATGCTGCTCGCGAAGGGCGACGCGTATTTCAGGCGTGCGGTCTCAGGCCTCGGCCCGTATTCCATCTGCGCGTTGCTCGCGACTCTCGTGCTGCTGTTCGCGTTTCAGGGTCAGGCCATCATTCGCGAGCCGCTGGTGATCGCGATGCTCGCCGTGCCGATCCTGATACAGGTGTTCCTGAACT from the Paraburkholderia sp. D15 genome contains:
- the arsB gene encoding ACR3 family arsenite efflux transporter; translation: MSSADSVSSTTRPAIGFFERYLTVWVALCIVAGIVLGQWLPSVFQAIGRMEVAQVNLPVGVLIWIMIIPMLIKIDFAAMAQVKGHWRGIGVTLFVNWLVKPFSMALLGWIFVRHVFAGWLPAAQLDSYIAGLILLAAAPCTAMVFVWSQLCKGDPYFTLSQVALNDAIMIVAFAPIVALLLGLSAITVPWDTLIASVGLYIIIPVVIAQILRRMLLAKGDAYFRRAVSGLGPYSICALLATLVLLFAFQGQAIIREPLVIAMLAVPILIQVFLNSGLAYLLNRKLGVAHCVAGPSSLIGASNFFELAVATAISLFGFQSGAALATVVGVLIEVPVMLLVVAVVNRSQRWYEAH